The Lycium barbarum isolate Lr01 chromosome 4, ASM1917538v2, whole genome shotgun sequence nucleotide sequence CCAGTTTCCTTATAGGTAATTATACAGTACCTCGATTTTACCAAGGCCATGACAAGAAAGCACATAAAAAGGGGATGTTCAAAACTGAAAAATTGCCTTGGGATGATGCTTTAAAGATTGTTTCAAATGGGTCAAATGTTGTTTTTAGGGTGGATGTGACTACAACAGTCAGGTACAAGGTTATTTTTTGGTATAGTAAGAGACATAATGTAACTGTGGAAAATAGAACAGTGAGTGTGGATGGTTCAGGTAAATCAAGTGCACAACAGCTTCATCGCTATCTTATGGCTTTTGGGTTTCCCCTAAGTGTTTTGGTCAGCTTGCTTCTTTTGTGATAAATGACTTCTCGACAAAGGTATTCAAGATTTAAATTTGATGAGTTCAACACTTTTATATATTCATTGTTGGACCTAATTCATTTTATAATTATGGGTTCAGATTTTAGTATTCGTAATATTTTTGATCTTTTATTGTACTTATGTATCATTTTTTCGTGTAAAAAGTATTCAATTCAGTTGAATCAGTATTTTACATATTTCTCCCGACTCTGCTTGTTGGTATTTATATTGTTCAGATTCTTCAAAATGTTGTCACACCCGTATCGGATCCTCCAACCAAAAATTTTGCAGAGTCTAATTAAGGTACAAATAGACAAGGTACAAATAGACAGAAGTGTTATCTTTCCCTGCATTTGTTCTTTATaaatttatgttgttgttgttgtttaatgTGGTAGATCTATGACCTTTTTTCTTGGATATTGCTTTTACACATTTATAAGTGGTTATAAAAGAACCATGTAGTAGTTTGTTGATATCGTAAGTCTTATCCTTTTCTGTCTTCCCTCTTTCTCTTTTTAATGAGCCATGTAGGCTTTGGAGTTTGCACCACATCAATTAAAGTGAAAAGAGGTAGTTTATGATTCGATGCCTTCTGATGCCTTCTGTCCAGAAGTGTGATTTGTGGAACAATGTCCTCCAGAAAATAGAAATATTCTATCCAACTAGGCTTGTCCTACTTATTACCTAAACTAAAGAAAGTGAAAaacatataaaagtattttatggaCAATAGTCACCTTTCTGAGTTTAGTAGCAGCTTCTCACAAGTTTTTAATTGAATAATATtataagggctcgtttggtacgagAGATAACGATAAATAATTCGgagattatatttgagatgagtttatcccatgtttggttgggataaaatcgTAATATAATTAATCCCGAGATTAGTTATTCcgttgtagtgttattttatccctgtgGGAGGGCAGTGACTTTCTCTGTTATTTGATCTGCTGATGCTGCATTTCCAGCTCTAGGCAACATGTTTCATACCCCTATTTCATCCCACTTGCATCACGAAAGAAATGACAGTTAAATTTTCGTATAGTTTGTTTGTGTGCAATATAAAGTAAAGGAATAGCTGAAGCAACAAAGTGTGTGCCTTGACAACTTTCATAAGTGGCAGCACTTATGTAAGTTTATAGTTACCCTCACTTATGTTTGTTCCTAGCACCTAGGTAGTACTAATCCAACACTACAACACATTAGTCTAGGCACCTAGCTCAAGAAAACTGACTTAGCTTCAGTACTAAAGTCGAATTACTGGGGTGAATTTAGGTTAAAAAAGGGACACGTGAATCCATGATCATTCCGAAAAGTTAAGTtttatatgtacatattttcaagaattgatctacagtcaaacctctctataatggcaGCGTTTATCCGAAAATTTTGTGACTGCTATAGTGAGTTgcttttatgtatgtatattaacatttgatgtttgaatctcaattagctgttataaacaaaaatacataaaaaattatttttctgtaTGTTATCAACGAAAacaaaatacttgttaattttaaaatctcaattgattttcatatttcattaattaaaaattgaattaACTAATAAATCCATGACTAGTTGTACCGAAtcaataaagaattaaaatctaatgAACATAtacatttaaaattaattaaaaatttaaatatttcaaatttgacgtaagaattctacaattgtagATTGTTTCGTAATTCCAATATCTTAGTGATAATAAACGCTTGAATTGGCGAAGATTcttgtccaaactttcagcaaaaaggAATTTAATGGCTTTCCCTTGATGATTAccataaatatttttatattttatttttatacataatatattcttacaaaatattatcaCAGAATATTGAGTACGGCAGGTAactttacaaagagtgtaccgctataatgaatgtcactgctgttataggtagaatattattatagaaaagtaaaatataacacGAAAAATCGATTCCGGATAAAATCAGACCGTTATAGTAAAATGTTGTAATAACGAATGACAACTATAGATGGGTTTGACCGTAATATTATCGTCTGACACTCGTGCTCCAAAAGGGCTGAATGTTGCACTTTTGAATGCTTAGTTATTTCCCTGAAGGATAAAGGATCAGAGATTGATTCCCACTTGGtactttctttttctcctttattTTTTAGTTGTGTACCCATGTCTTAGAAATCCTAAATTCGCCTCGAAACaactaaaaatcttgttctaactTATCAACAGATCAGATAATCTCACTTGCATTTCGGTGCATTTTCAAATCATGTGTCATAACAAATTTAGTGGCATAAACCATTTCTCAGCAAGTATATCATGTTGGTAAAGAGAAACATGATAGAactgatagactatgtaatagtctatgtaaatattctcttccttatgtatagtaattaagtcctataatttagccgagtatcattctgatagtgagatacctactttgtatataatgactttcatacatcaatacaaatcacagattgatttcctacatggtatcagactaggtttctcctaaaaaccctagcttcctaaaccctagccgtccaCGTTCCTCTtctctcctaaccctagccgtagccgccaccccttcctcctccctcttctctcttcaatggctgacaacaaaaatttccattctgctttaatcgtcacgaatgtgaaatctttaatcccaataactctagacatggaaaccgaccattatcacgaatgggcgacactattcaaagttctagcccgcgtccactccgtacttgaacacatcataccaccaactgataccactgaactcaccgcgtacaacgcaacAAAGGCGGTTAAccttccgctctggaaacggctaaatgcggtggtccttcaatggatatacgccatcgtatcccatgatattcttacctctattctcgtggcggatgatgttgcagagaaggcttggaatcgagttgcttaacttttccaagataacaagcactcaagggcagcgtaccttgaaattgaattcaccaccacaaaaatggccgacttcggctcggttatggcctattataataggctcaaGTCTCTCGCAGATTAGTTTGCCAACATGGGGTCGCCAGTGTCCGACCAACGTCTGGTCTTACGCCTCCTTGCAggcttaccggagacatatgcacactttgtcaccaccatccagcaaaaggatgtgctgccctctttctctgaagtgtgctccagactcaagctcgaagacgcagcagccaaggaacgtgcccgcgattccagtcccgcggctctacttgttgataatgatactccctccccgccacctggcggcaacaataattcaactaaccgtcgtgataataatcgtggcaggaattctaacaggaacaagggaaaagggaacaacaacaacaacaacaaccgcgggAAATCCGGCCGCGGCGGCGGCGGACAGACCAGCAACGACTAGTGGTCGATGGGACAGCCACCGGCAGGGGGCTACTACTGGCCTGCCTGGCCGCTCCAGCAGTGGCCAATTCTCCCCTGTCCGTATCCGACGAGACAGTGGCAGCAGCGTCCCACCACACCGCGGCCCGGCAGCGGCATTCTCGGTGCGGGTCCACgacctcagcaggcctattccatgcatggtccgacctattctgggtacactccgacggacgtggaggcagccatgcacactctgtccatgcatcaaccggatgataattggtacatggacaccggagcgacttcccacatgactgccaactcaggtactctcacgccttattttaatttgagcaataattctggaatcattgttggtaatggtagcactattccaattcgaggctatggtcatacatccctacccTCTCCTAATCATCAATTACGTCTCCGAAATGTTttgcatgctccaaaactcatcaaaaaccttatttcagtacgtaaattcactaaggacaataatgtttctgttgagtttgattctcttgggttttctgtgaaggatttaccgacggggagccgcctaatgagatgtgagagcaccggggaattgtatcctatcattgccacaaaatggaccactccaccatccaccttcattgccgcatcacctagcttgtggcattcccgactcggccattcgggaaatgctatccttagttctcttcgtagtaatgccttaattgaatgtaatagggcccaaacttctttttgtacctcttgtcctttgggaaacatgttaaattttcattttatgattcattgtcatttactactatgccatttgatatcattcatagtgatttatggacatctcctgttttaagttctaatgggcaccgctattatgttttctttgttgatgattatagtaattttctttggacttttccaatctctaacaagtcccaagtctattccacttttttatcttttaaggcattaatacggactcaattcgaaagagacattaaaaacattcaatgtgataatgggcgggagttcACCAATGggaattttcaatctttttgcgcctcaaatggtttaaatttctgattttcttgcccccatacctctcctcaaaacggcaaagcggaaagaaaaattaaatccattaataacatagtgcgcactcttcttgtccactcttccatgcccccctctttttggcatcatgctctccaaatggccacatacctccttaatgtacttcccaccaaagtccttgggtataaatcaccaacgcaagttctctatcaacgaaccccctcctattctcatctccgggtttttgggtgtctatgctatccacttttcccatctacaactatttataagttacaagcaagatccaccccgtgtgtatttttgggctatccgttgaatcatagaggatataaatgttatgatttatccaccaacaaaatcatcatctcaaggcatgtcatctttgaggaaactcaatttcccttctccaaattgcactcaccaaccccaacttcttatgatttttaggaccatgggatttctccataTACCCTACATTTTCTGTCACAGCCTCCTCCACCCGTCGTTCCCTCGGTCCAGCCCCTCCCCCCCACTGCTGAGCAGCCCCTCCCCCTCGCTGctccacccgtgactgcccagcagccctCTCCCCCCACTGCCCAGCAGTCCAACCCCACGGTCACTGCCCTATAGCC carries:
- the LOC132636367 gene encoding protein NDR1-like, producing MSDYGSDNTCCFRCAKFVLTAGLSALFIWLSLRTTKPSCSIENFYLPALNKSDNSNTTRSNHTLFFQLNLNNKMKDKGVRYDDIKLRFYYGTNTSFLIGNYTVPRFYQGHDKKAHKKGMFKTEKLPWDDALKIVSNGSNVVFRVDVTTTVRYKVIFWYSKRHNVTVENRTVSVDGSGKSSAQQLHRYLMAFGFPLSVLVSLLLL